From a region of the Comamonadaceae bacterium OTU4NAUVB1 genome:
- a CDS encoding sensor domain-containing diguanylate cyclase has translation MNQPIRLHKQGPGRTVFITTLFVIFVCLALIAIDVWLALRARKQEISQATTANTNLAASVAQQMDSMFSEVGNVLSGIIYELERNDVTPDSLERLQPVLVNLALLTEDVHDIFVYDAQGNWLVTSLAASPPGANNADREYFIHHRSNPSAATFIGKPVISRSSGFWIIPVSRRFNDADGQFAGVVLATIKVEHLKQVISEFEIGQHGALAMSSNEGVIMVRRPFAMADVGRTIAGSAIHQASLTQGWGTLETPSPVDGVERLVSFRHLKNHRMLVAVALSKHEMLKNWRATTYFQTMWILVICAFTGLAGAYVIRAVRERLQVELSLSHTRDELTHANARLSELARYDGLTALANRRYFDEMLDKAFAQSERSGEALSLVMIDVDHFKRYNDLYGHPQGDDCLQKVAKAVQSAGRRPRDFVARYGGEEMTMILPDTDLQGAAVVAEAARSAVAELGLAHAGSSIGHVSVSVGFALYLPGQNKQGPGDLLKAADSALYKAKEMGRNVVSF, from the coding sequence ATGAACCAGCCAATCAGATTACACAAGCAAGGCCCTGGACGAACGGTTTTCATTACTACTTTATTTGTAATTTTTGTCTGTCTGGCGTTGATCGCAATTGATGTATGGCTGGCACTGCGCGCGCGCAAGCAGGAAATCAGTCAAGCGACAACAGCCAACACCAATCTGGCTGCGTCAGTGGCTCAGCAGATGGACAGCATGTTCTCGGAAGTCGGCAACGTTTTAAGCGGCATCATCTACGAACTGGAGCGAAATGATGTCACGCCAGATTCACTAGAACGTCTCCAACCCGTGCTGGTCAATCTGGCGCTGCTGACCGAGGATGTCCATGACATTTTTGTCTACGATGCGCAAGGCAACTGGCTGGTCACGTCGCTGGCAGCCAGCCCGCCTGGCGCCAACAATGCAGATCGTGAATACTTCATTCACCATCGCAGCAACCCGAGTGCAGCGACCTTCATCGGGAAACCTGTCATCAGCCGGTCGTCAGGGTTCTGGATCATTCCCGTCTCCAGGCGTTTCAACGATGCGGACGGCCAGTTTGCCGGCGTCGTGCTGGCAACCATCAAGGTGGAGCATTTGAAACAGGTGATCTCGGAGTTCGAGATCGGCCAGCATGGCGCGTTGGCCATGTCGAGCAACGAGGGCGTGATCATGGTCAGACGGCCGTTTGCGATGGCAGACGTAGGCAGAACGATCGCAGGCAGTGCCATCCATCAAGCTTCGCTGACACAGGGCTGGGGGACGCTGGAGACGCCTTCACCGGTCGACGGTGTCGAACGGCTGGTGAGCTTCCGGCATCTGAAAAACCATCGGATGTTGGTGGCTGTGGCCCTGTCCAAGCACGAAATGTTGAAGAACTGGCGGGCAACGACCTATTTTCAAACGATGTGGATCTTGGTGATCTGTGCGTTCACCGGACTGGCCGGCGCCTACGTCATACGCGCGGTGCGCGAACGCCTGCAGGTCGAGCTCAGCTTGAGCCACACCCGCGATGAGTTGACCCATGCCAATGCGCGATTGTCAGAGCTCGCGCGCTATGACGGCCTGACGGCGCTGGCAAACCGCCGCTATTTCGATGAAATGCTTGACAAGGCGTTCGCTCAGTCTGAGCGTTCAGGTGAAGCCTTGTCGTTGGTCATGATCGATGTCGATCATTTCAAGCGCTACAACGATCTCTACGGGCATCCTCAAGGCGATGATTGCTTGCAGAAAGTTGCCAAAGCGGTTCAAAGCGCAGGCCGGCGGCCGCGCGATTTCGTTGCTCGTTATGGCGGGGAGGAGATGACCATGATCCTTCCGGATACCGACCTGCAGGGCGCTGCTGTCGTGGCAGAGGCAGCGCGATCCGCGGTGGCCGAACTTGGGCTGGCTCATGCCGGTAGTTCGATCGGACATGTCTCCGTGAGCGTTGGTTTTGCGTTGTACCTTCCGGGTCAGAATAAGCAAGGTCCCGGCGACCTATTGAAAGCAGCGGATAGTGCTTTGTACAAGGCCAAGGAAATGGGCAGAAACGTCGTATCTTTCTAG
- a CDS encoding type II secretion system protein GspG — translation MLEIQMQMERYYTQRNRFPATLDEITSKPDPWGNAYRYLDMAGATVGDKRKDKSLHPLNTDYDLYSMGPDGETQTPLTAQSSRDDIVRANNGGFIGWGADF, via the coding sequence ATTCTCGAAATTCAAATGCAAATGGAGCGGTATTACACGCAGCGTAACCGATTTCCCGCAACATTGGATGAAATCACATCCAAGCCTGATCCTTGGGGAAATGCTTACCGATATTTGGATATGGCAGGCGCAACTGTAGGTGACAAGCGCAAGGACAAATCGCTGCATCCATTGAATACCGATTATGACTTGTACAGCATGGGTCCTGATGGCGAAACTCAGACCCCACTGACCGCGCAGTCCAGCAGAGACGACATTGTGCGTGCCAACAATGGCGGTTTCATAGGCTGGGGTGCGGACTTCTAA
- a CDS encoding EAL domain-containing protein, protein MIAVMNESSRGVSRNLFDTFTGAARLLGSVSEREARQASNAFLVLNRHQQEVFSFIKVLALDDRDAPTSSIPRLILENSAQPDDPPQISIIVPAEGSRPSLKGTLNSAYVWERAQSGLYTLCFKAEALSRSYCQPATESEDDALSVTREMLFRPFLDAAPWQLKATAASELTMLLPVSLGFVAACVSALAFCVAMIASSVYLRRWANSLDSFMRVTGQASDGDFSERVPVHDLKDELRDLGTSFNVMMADLQTNFEFNAVLARMDLSILKRASLEQVVHLVLTYAKTMDSGYQPMLICRFTSATRAYYLNEQGCLTFSELEKEAAELARPKFDVEIGKMFDGIATLVMAPVNMLEVDDDPIFLSRLKDLGRRLSIAAEATQHDAMLVAQANTDPLTGLLNRRGYINKLTELIETSDATSNFDVVFVDLDGFKEVNDAFGHSVGDEILRQFGQRLLSSTSESHFALARLGGDEFALLLPVNAVVDMKNKLDIDLRHPFKIDNREINLLFSMGSTRFPSDGKTVTDLLRQSDLAMYKAKSLSGSNLVQFTSDMDAATSERLLLLHELRHALESNLLRVVYQPRISSVTQRVVSVEALMRWKHPVLGSVSPAKFIPLAEESGLIIPFGFWILEESCKQYLAWHSEGFEIEHISVNVSPIQMMAPSFFEKAKAILRCYDIPAGGIELEITEGAMVQNIEATSASIRSLQEAGFHIALDDFGVGYSALSYLHQIPFDTLKIDQSFVKHLHDSHVSFAIASAIITLAKTLGRRIVAEGVELEQHAEALKELGVDELQGFLFGRPMESFAVIELATVH, encoded by the coding sequence GTGATCGCCGTGATGAATGAATCATCACGCGGGGTCAGCCGCAATCTCTTCGACACGTTCACAGGCGCTGCGAGGCTATTGGGGAGCGTCAGTGAGCGAGAAGCCCGACAAGCCAGTAATGCTTTTCTGGTATTGAATCGTCATCAACAGGAGGTGTTTTCGTTTATAAAAGTACTGGCCTTGGACGATCGAGACGCACCGACATCAAGCATTCCACGTCTGATATTAGAAAACTCCGCACAGCCAGATGACCCGCCGCAAATTTCCATCATTGTGCCTGCAGAGGGGAGCAGACCTTCCTTAAAAGGAACACTCAACTCAGCATACGTTTGGGAGCGTGCTCAGAGCGGCTTATACACTTTGTGCTTTAAAGCCGAAGCTTTGTCTCGATCTTATTGCCAGCCAGCAACAGAATCAGAAGATGATGCACTGAGTGTCACAAGGGAGATGTTATTTCGTCCTTTTTTGGATGCTGCGCCTTGGCAGCTGAAGGCAACGGCAGCGTCAGAGTTGACCATGCTTTTGCCGGTGAGTCTTGGCTTCGTTGCCGCTTGCGTTAGTGCACTGGCTTTCTGTGTCGCGATGATTGCCAGCTCCGTCTATCTGCGACGGTGGGCAAACTCTCTGGACAGCTTCATGCGTGTCACTGGTCAAGCGAGCGATGGTGATTTCAGCGAGCGCGTACCCGTGCACGACCTGAAGGACGAACTGCGCGACCTGGGTACGTCGTTCAACGTGATGATGGCGGATCTGCAAACCAACTTTGAATTCAATGCGGTACTGGCACGCATGGATTTGTCCATTTTGAAAAGAGCTTCCTTAGAACAGGTGGTGCATCTTGTATTGACGTATGCGAAGACAATGGACAGTGGCTACCAGCCAATGCTCATCTGTCGTTTCACAAGTGCAACACGTGCTTATTACTTGAACGAACAGGGCTGCTTGACATTCTCCGAACTCGAAAAGGAGGCGGCGGAGCTTGCGAGACCAAAGTTTGATGTAGAAATAGGAAAGATGTTTGACGGCATCGCCACTCTCGTCATGGCACCGGTCAACATGCTGGAAGTCGACGACGATCCGATATTTCTGTCAAGATTGAAGGACCTCGGGCGAAGGCTTTCGATTGCAGCAGAAGCAACGCAGCACGACGCCATGTTGGTCGCGCAAGCCAATACAGATCCGCTTACGGGTCTTCTGAACCGCCGCGGCTACATCAACAAACTTACGGAATTAATAGAAACGTCGGATGCAACGTCAAATTTTGATGTAGTCTTTGTCGATCTTGATGGTTTCAAGGAGGTCAATGACGCATTTGGGCATTCTGTTGGCGATGAAATACTTCGTCAGTTCGGCCAACGGCTCTTGAGTTCAACGAGCGAAAGCCATTTCGCTTTGGCGCGTTTAGGCGGTGATGAGTTTGCACTCTTGTTGCCCGTCAATGCTGTTGTCGACATGAAGAACAAGCTCGATATTGATTTGCGGCATCCATTTAAGATTGACAATCGAGAAATCAATTTGCTGTTCAGCATGGGGTCCACCCGATTTCCGAGCGATGGTAAAACAGTGACCGATTTGCTTCGTCAATCAGATTTGGCAATGTACAAGGCCAAATCACTGAGTGGATCAAATTTGGTTCAGTTCACATCTGACATGGACGCTGCAACCAGTGAAAGGCTATTGCTGTTGCATGAGTTGCGACACGCGCTTGAATCGAACTTGCTTCGTGTGGTCTATCAGCCTCGCATTTCTTCCGTGACACAACGGGTTGTGTCAGTAGAGGCGTTGATGCGTTGGAAGCATCCTGTTCTCGGATCGGTGTCTCCAGCGAAATTTATTCCTTTGGCGGAAGAGTCAGGGCTGATCATTCCATTCGGCTTTTGGATTTTAGAGGAGAGTTGCAAGCAATATTTGGCATGGCATTCTGAAGGGTTTGAGATAGAACACATCTCGGTCAACGTTTCGCCCATTCAGATGATGGCGCCATCCTTCTTTGAAAAAGCAAAAGCTATCTTACGATGCTACGACATTCCCGCCGGAGGCATCGAGTTGGAAATTACCGAAGGCGCCATGGTGCAGAACATTGAAGCTACTTCAGCATCTATAAGAAGCCTGCAGGAAGCGGGATTCCATATTGCATTGGATGATTTCGGTGTTGGCTATTCTGCGCTTAGTTACTTGCACCAAATTCCTTTTGACACGCTGAAGATCGACCAGAGTTTTGTAAAGCATCTTCATGATAGTCATGTGTCGTTTGCCATCGCGTCGGCAATCATCACTTTGGCTAAGACCTTGGGCAGACGAATCGTGGCAGAAGGTGTCGAACTCGAACAGCATGCCGAGGCGTTGAAGGAACTTGGCGTTGACGAATTGCAGGGTTTTCTTTTTGGTCGTCCGATGGAAAGCTTTGCTGTGATTGAACTTGCCACTGTTCATTGA